The Bombus fervidus isolate BK054 chromosome 1, iyBomFerv1, whole genome shotgun sequence genome includes a window with the following:
- the Ufsp2 gene encoding UFM1 specific peptidase 2 produces MAPQLRILSNVIERLKNIKDGVTGHLYGVMYNNTLTVLTFSVHIADDNVEANINHTMLQLHMSAEIYLCGILHVGQCEEKLSDAFQDIDITDNPLFLKYTHDDLKIQAYFYIHLKLEPVTDINVINENDICREFIYIRLRGRLPLIAQNDNIIEVLEESRKNIVSGKVGIHFPSKNAFLFNNENIEKNISLREILDISDYEGNKNVEKTVRNMEVAVNAYILLKISGDRLSEENIKHAPVLHYIKGPFNSLECNLVIDTLSLVNLNISSADLYGILVESMCRNIKLIEKCFENQLQKSETSIKLPIPIHFKPHGFGHLITVVYPSGYSDKETVEYRENLHKILGLDMTRPYFRYANTVKFDNLQTEGILRNPHEAISINDGTINGNRKVQLVHGSYMYHHYMQDNFDDNGWGCAYRSLQTIISWFRLQGYTEVPIPSHCVIQKCLVNIGDKPANFINSKQWIGSTEVGFVLESLLDISVKILCASTGEEVSSLAPNLLHHFQTQGTPVMIGGGVLAHTILGVSYDQITGDAKFLILDPHYTGRDHLPTIISKGWCGWKSKDFWKKDTFYNMCLPQRPVCI; encoded by the exons ATGGCGCCGCAATTGCGAATTTTATCTAATGTCATTGAG cgtttaaaaaatataaaagatggtGTAACAGGTCATTTATAtggtgttatgtataataacaCATTAACAGTATTGACATTCAGCGTACATATAGCAGATGATAATGTTGAAGCCAACATAAATCATACGATGTTACAATTACATATGTCAGCAGAAATATACCTTTGTGGCATTTTACATGTGGGTCAATGTGAAGAAAAACTTTCTGATGCGTTTCAG GACATTGATATCACAGATAATCCATTATTTTTGAAGTATACACATGATGATTTAAAGATACAggcgtatttttatattcatttaaaactTGAACCTGTTACCGATATAAATGTCATtaatgaaaatgatatttgtcgagaatttatttatattaggtTAAGAGGAAGGCTGCCATTAATTGCacaaaatgataatataattgaagtgTTAGAAGAATCAAGAAAAAAT ATTGTATCGGGAAAAGTAGGAATTCACTTTCCATCAAAAAATGCTTTCCTTTttaacaatgaaaatattgaaaaaaatatatctttaagaGAAATTCTAGACATATCTGATTatgaaggaaataaaaatgtggAAAAAACTGTGAGAAATATGGAG GTTGCTGTAAATGcttatatacttttaaaaatatctggaGACAGACTTtccgaagaaaatattaaacatgcTCCAGTGCTTCATTATATAAaag gACCATTTAATAGTTTGGAATGTAATTTAGTTATTGATACGCTATCATTGGTGAACCTCAATATAAGTTCAGCAGATCTGTATGGCATATTGGTAGAATCCATGTgtcgaaatattaaattgatagaaaaatgttttgaGAATCAACTGCAAAAATCAGAAACATCTATAAAACTTCCAATACCCATACACTTCAAACCTCATGGTTTTGGGCATCTGATCACAGTAGTTTATCCAAGTGGTTATAGTGATAAAGAAACAG TGGAATATCgtgaaaatttacataaaattttggGATTAGATATGACTAGGCCGTATTTTCGTTATGCAAATACTgtgaaatttgataatttacaAACAGAGGGTATACTTAGAAATCCTCACGAAGCAATTTCGATAAATGATG GTACAATAAACGGTAATCGAAAAGTACAACTTGTACATGGTTCATATATGTATCATCATTATATGCAAGATAATTTTGATGATAATGGTTGGGGATGTGCATATAGATCTTTACAAACCATTATTTCATGGTTCAG GTTACAAGGTTACACTGAAGTACCAATACCTTCTCATTGTGTAATACAGAAATGTTTAGTTAATATAGGAGACAAACCtgcaaattttatcaatagtAAACAATGGATTGGCTCTACGGAAGTAGGTTTTGTACTGGAAAGTCTTTTGGATATTAGTGTTAAAATACTCTGTGCATCTACAGGTGAAGAAGTATCATCATTAGCTCCAAATCTACTACATCACTTTCAGACACAGGGTACACCAGTAATGATTG gtGGAGGAGTGTTAGCACATACAATTTTAGGAGTCAGTTATGATCAAATTACTGGAGATGCTAAATTCTTAATTTTGGACCCTCATTATACAGGTCGTGATCATTTACCAACTATAATAAGCAAAGGTTGGTGTGGATGGAAATCAAAAGATTTTTGGAAAAAAGATACATTTTACAACATGTGTCTTCCTCAGAGGCCAGTATGCATCTGA
- the Tim8 gene encoding translocase of inner membrane 8: MATDDAMEGNKLAEAELQEFFMAEKQKAQIQAQIHEFNDICWEKCVDKPGVKLDSRTEQCLSNCVDRFIDVSLLITNRFAQILQKSVGNM; this comes from the exons ATGGCTACCGATGATGCTATGGAAGGCAATAAGCTGGCAGAAGCAGAATTACAAGAATTTTTTATGGCTGAAAAGCAAAAGGCACAAATTCAAGCTCAG aTCCACGAATTCAATGATATTTGTTGGGAAAAATGTGTGGATAAGCCAGGAGTCAAATTGGACAGTCGAACAGAACAATGCTTAAGTAATTGTGTTGATAGATTTATAGATGTTTCgcttttaattacaaatcgTTTTgcacaaattttacaaaaatctgTAGGAAACatgtaa